The DNA segment ACTCCCCGCGCTCTGCGAGGTGACGCTCGACCGCGGCGTGGAGCGCGAGCGGCGACCCCGCGGAGTTGCCGGCGTAACACCGGCCCTTCACGCACCAGACGTCCTCGTCGGCCCGGAACCAGTCCACCGCACGACGGACCGCGTCTGGTTCGGGTCGCTGGCCCGCGTCGACGAACCCGACCACCTCGCCGCCCGCGCGCCGTCTGCCGAAGTTGGCGACCGCCGCCTTTCCGCCGGGCGGGGCGTCCCGACGAATCGCCCGAAACCGGGGGTCGTCCGCGGCGGCGCGCTCGGCGATTTCGGCCGTCGCGTCGGTCGAGGCCGCCTCGTAGCACAGCAGCACTTCGAGTCGCTCGGCCGGGTAGTCGAGCGCCCGGCACGCCGCGAGGGTCGCCGGGAGCGTCTCGGCCTCGTCGTACGCGGCGACGACGACGCTGACCTCGGGGAGTTCGTCGGCGGTCGGGTTGCCCGACGAACTGGACTCCGGGTCCGGCGGGGGTCGAAACGCGACCGCGGCGGCGAAGACGACTCGCGCCGCCAGACCGAGGAACAGGAGGACGACCAGCGTGCTCACCAGTCGACCGTACGCGGGGAAGACGAACGCCGGCGAGACGAGCGTCGCCGAAGCGAGCGTCGATGCGGCGACGTACGTCACCGCGCTCCGGGTGTTCGACGTCTCGTCCGCCGACCTGACCTCCATGGATAGGTGACGACGGCGGACCGACGGAAACGCTTTGAGGCCGGTCGTCGCGGGGGGAAGCAGGCGTCGGTGGTGAAAGCGACCGGTCCCGGTGTCCGTGTGCGCTCCCCGAATCCCGCTCGTACATAAACGAACCGCGTATGAACGGGGCCAGACGTATCACGTGTAACCGACTTGTATCTCGTATGACTGGACAGCCTCGGCCGCCGACTCCCGACGGGGTCCCGCTGCTCAGAAACGGACTGGCCTTCTCGCGCGACCCGTTCGGGGCGATGACCGAGTGGGCCGAGGTAGGAGACGTGGTCCGACTGCGGTTTCCGGGGCAGTCGCTCTACATGGTGACCGACCCGACCCTCGTCGAGCGAGTCCTGATGGAAGGCGAGTCGGCATTCACCGTCGGCCGACAGCAGCGCGAGACGTTCCGGGACGTCGAGGACCACGCCGTAACTTCGAACACCGGAAACCGCTGGAAACGGCTCAGAAAGAGCCTCCAACCGGCGTTTACCTGGGACGGACTCCGAGGGTACGGCACCCGAATGGCCGAACGCACCGCCGCGCACGTCGGTCGATGGGAAACCGGTGAACGGGTCGACCTCCCCGACGAGATGCGTCTCCTGACGCTCCGCATCCTCGGCGATACGCTTCTGGGCGTCGACGTCGAGGGCGACGAGAGACTCGTGAGGGACGCCGCCGACGCACTCGTCGCGAGGGCGGACCCCCGACGGTTCGGACAGCTTCTGCCCGACTGGGTACCTACTCCGACCCAGCGCCGTTTCGAGCGGACCGTCGGCGAACTGGACGCCTACGTCGCGGGCGCGCTCGCGGACCATACCCCTGACGGACGAGACGACGCGTCCCCCGGCGGCGGAGACGACGCGTCCCCGAGCGAACGAGACGTCGCGTCGGTTCTGCTCGCGGCCCGCGAGCGCGGCGACCTGTCGAACGCCGAGGTCCGGGACAACTTGACGGCGCTGCTGCTCGCGGGTCACGACACGACCGCGATGGCTCTCACCTACGCCTGGTACGAACTGAGCCGACACCCCGACGTCCGGGAGTCGCTGGTCGAGGAATCGGAGCGGGTTCTCGGCGACGAACTCCCCGACACCGACGACCTCGACGCACTCGAGCGGACTCGGAACGTCGTCCGGGAAACCCTCCGACTGTATCCGCCCACCTGGGCGGTCAACCGAGAAGCGCTGGAGGACGTCACGCTCGGCGGATACGAGATTCCGGCGGGCGCGCAGTTGATGGTGCCCCAGTGGGTGCTCCACCGTGACGACCGGTTCTGGGAGGACCCCGAGACGTTCGACCCGTCGCGGTGGGAGCGCGACGCTGACCGGCCGGAGTACGCGTACTTCCCCTTCAGCGGCGGGCCGCGACACTGCATCGGAATGCGGTTCGCCCGACTCGAACTGGTCGTCGTGCTGGCGACGATGGTCGGCCGGGTCGCGCTGGACGTCTCGGTCGCGGAGCCGCTGACGTTCGCGCCCACGATTTCGCTCCGCCCCGAGACGGACATCGCCGCGACGGTCGAACGTCGCTAATCTCTCCGGTTCGAGGATGGCCGCTACACGTCGGGCGTCTCCATGATGCGCGGGACGCCCGCGGCCGTGATGGTTTCGCCGACGACGTACGACCCGGCGTCGCTGGCGAGGAACTGAGCGATGTCGGCTATCTCCTCGGTGGTGCCGATGCGGCGCTCGACCTCGCCGCGGTCGATGTTGTCGGCGCTGACGCCCATCTGGCTCTCGACGCCCGGCGTGGCGACGAACCCCGGCGCGATGCAGTTGACCCGCACGTCGTCGCCGGCCCACTCGAACGCGAGCGTCGAGGTGAGGTTGATGACGCCGGCCTTCGCCGCGCCGTAGTGGCTCATGTGGGGCGACCCCTTCTGGCCGGCGACGCTGGCGAGGTTAACTACCGCGCCGCCGCCGTCCTCGCGCATCCGCTCGCCGGCGGCCTGGGTGCAGTGGAACGTCCCGTGGAGGTTGATGTCGACGATGGTTTCCCAGCCGTTCTCGCTGATCTCTTCGAACGGCGCCATGAAGCTCGCGCCGGCGTTGTTGACCAGCACGTCGATGCCGCCGAACTCCTCGACGGTGGCGTCGACCAGCGCGTCGACCGCCTCCCGGTCGGTCACGTCGCACTCGACTGCCAGGGCGCTCCCCTCGCGGTCGCTCTCCTCGATGCCCTCCGCGACCGGTTCGACGTTCTCCAGTTCGCGCGAGCAGACCACCACGTCGGCCCCGTCGGTGGCGAACCGCTCGGCGATGGTCCTGCCGATGCCGGAACTCGCGCCCGTGACGATAGCGGTCCGACCGTCGACGCCGAACTGGCTTCTCACGTGCGACTCTCCGCGACCGTCCGGGGAACCGTTTCCGTTACCATTGTTAGACACGAGTCCGTATTCTCGCCCTCTGTT comes from the Halorussus vallis genome and includes:
- a CDS encoding cytochrome P450, encoding MTGQPRPPTPDGVPLLRNGLAFSRDPFGAMTEWAEVGDVVRLRFPGQSLYMVTDPTLVERVLMEGESAFTVGRQQRETFRDVEDHAVTSNTGNRWKRLRKSLQPAFTWDGLRGYGTRMAERTAAHVGRWETGERVDLPDEMRLLTLRILGDTLLGVDVEGDERLVRDAADALVARADPRRFGQLLPDWVPTPTQRRFERTVGELDAYVAGALADHTPDGRDDASPGGGDDASPSERDVASVLLAARERGDLSNAEVRDNLTALLLAGHDTTAMALTYAWYELSRHPDVRESLVEESERVLGDELPDTDDLDALERTRNVVRETLRLYPPTWAVNREALEDVTLGGYEIPAGAQLMVPQWVLHRDDRFWEDPETFDPSRWERDADRPEYAYFPFSGGPRHCIGMRFARLELVVVLATMVGRVALDVSVAEPLTFAPTISLRPETDIAATVERR
- a CDS encoding SDR family NAD(P)-dependent oxidoreductase, with the protein product MRSQFGVDGRTAIVTGASSGIGRTIAERFATDGADVVVCSRELENVEPVAEGIEESDREGSALAVECDVTDREAVDALVDATVEEFGGIDVLVNNAGASFMAPFEEISENGWETIVDINLHGTFHCTQAAGERMREDGGGAVVNLASVAGQKGSPHMSHYGAAKAGVINLTSTLAFEWAGDDVRVNCIAPGFVATPGVESQMGVSADNIDRGEVERRIGTTEEIADIAQFLASDAGSYVVGETITAAGVPRIMETPDV